In a genomic window of Nicotiana tabacum cultivar K326 unplaced genomic scaffold, ASM71507v2 Un00011, whole genome shotgun sequence:
- the LOC107772732 gene encoding uncharacterized protein LOC107772732, with product MQSINTCWISPVHFLQINASNLESKTSTLEPRTKISSKPNSATDIINSENISEKVESLPFHVKSITSTSNPFVKHCLKLRQSSSYRHSHGSALLVGSTPIREIYCFQERVQERPITFECLLVLDEASVPDDLNLQSVRVVRISSTVMKKLSGLQSIDSIEMIALMKIPSTFHSVDDEFLEEDCTRWFQNAHRILVLDGIQDPGNLGTLLRSAMAFGWGGAFLLSGCCDPFNEKALRASRGASFQLPLVSGGWLHLDALRNHYNMKMLAGHPANDQRPRRISGLSRAFADSLADTPLCLVLGSEGGGLSEKAKDASELVSIPMAGEFESLNVSVAGGIFLYMLQPEKP from the exons ATGCAATCCATTAACACTTGTTGGATTTCTCCTGTCCATTTTCTACAAATTAATGCTTCAAATTTGGAGTCAAAGACTTCAACTTTAGAACCCAGAACCAAAATTAGCTCAAAGCCAAATTCTGCAACTGATATTATTAATAGTGAGAATATATCTgaaaaggttgaatctttacCGTTTCATGTGAAGTCAATCACTAGTACTTCAAACCCTTTTGTTAAACACTGCCTTAAACTTCGCCAGAGTTCCTCTTATCGCCATTCTCATGGTTCTGCTCTTCTTGTTGGCTCTACCCCTATTAG GGAAATATATTGTTTTCAAGAAAGAGTACAAGAGAGACCTATTACATTTGAATGCTTACTTGTACTTGATGAAGCTTCTGTACCCGACGACCTAAATCTTCAATCAGTTCGCGTTGTACGCATCAGCTCAACGGTGATGAAGAAACTCTCTGGTTTACAGTCCATTGATTCTATTGAAATGATTGCGTTAATGAAAATACCCTCAACATTTCACAGTGTTGATGATGAGTTTCTAGAGGAAGACTGCACTAGATGGTTCCAGAATGCTCATCGAATTCTAGTTCTTGATGGAATCCAG GACCCTGGTAATCTTGGCACATTACTTAGATCAGCGATGGCATTTGGATGG GGCGGTGCCTTTCTGCTATCTGGCTGTTGCGATCCATTCAATGAGAAGGCGCTTAGAGCTAGTCGAGGAGCTTCCTTTCAGCTCCCGTTAGTCTCTGGTGGTTGGCTCCACTTAGATGCTCTAAGAAACCATTATAACATGAAGATGCTGGCCGGCCATCCtgcaaatgatcaacggccaaggaGAATTTCTGGGCTATCTCGAGCCTTTGCAGATTCGTTAGCTGATACGCCTCTGTGTTTGGTTTTGGGCAGTGAAGGAGGGGGCCTTTCCGAGAAAGCTAAGGATGCAAGTGAGCTTGTGAGTATTCCAATGGCAGGAGAATTCGAGTCTCTTAATGTTTCAGTAGCTGGTGGAATATTCTTGTACATGTTACAACCTGAAAAACCATAA